Genomic segment of Zingiber officinale cultivar Zhangliang chromosome 11B, Zo_v1.1, whole genome shotgun sequence:
atatgagaaagtatatgacactcatataacaatccatgatactttctcatggcgggctattcagtatacattctctaatgcatacccatgtgtcaacttgatatctctatatccatgacttgtgagatcaagttatcgagttgacctacatgctagtcttattgcattaacattgtccctgaatattaatactcgactaggaatgattaagagtagtgttccctatatcatctcactatcagttctactaaccgattgatataggtgagaaccgtctactcaaggacgttattatacttagtttatttggcaccaatacaagtaagtataataaccaaaaaccaaatgcctttatttatatagaatatgatacaacaagtccaaaatacaatcatcaaatgataggctctagggctctagctaacaggacCACCactgtttcctgcaaaacaagtacGTTTCTTTGACAACATTAATATGCTTTTACAAGAATATATCTGTACCTTGCCAGAGAAAGTGGTGCAATAACATCCAACTATCTAAAAAATAAATTGCTATCTTTCTAGCAAGGAAACTAGGTTGAGTTACCAACCAGGGTTTATTGCAGCATCAATCTGAATACCAAGCAGATCAGAGGATCCATGAGCATACTAACCTGAaacagaagcaaaaaaaaaaagtgattaatattaaaaaaactcATTTGGACACCATGttctaaaattttcaaccaacttAAAATTGATAACACTTAAGTCAACAATTTATCATCTATAAAACAATCTCAGCAAGAATATAAAATTCaccaaaaaaaatactaaaagctTATGATCACAATTTcatgaaatcaaacctcaattcgTGATACCACACCCTTTGTCACAGAGATTGTATCTCCACCAAGTGGATATCCTACGACAATTACTGAATCCTGTGTATCATATAACTTGTTAGTTTGATGAATTATGGAAGAACAACTAGATTAAATAACCCTATATAAAAGAGAGCCTTAGAAATGTAAAGTGATTTAACTTTGTGAAGCACTTGGGGGGGGGGCGGTACATGGACCGGCTGACGAGGGCCCTCAGATCGTCTGCCTTCTGCGGCAGCAACGGCTCGCACACGTCTCTCTTCTCTTTTGCAGACATCACCTACAACTACTCCGGCGACATGCAGATTCCAGCGGTGAGAATCGCCACGCGCTCCACCGACTCCGCCTCCATCTCCGCCAGGCGGAACACCACGAACCCGCCGTAGTTGATCCCCATCACGGAGTACCGGGCGACCCCGATGAGGCGCATCACCTCTACGACGCACCGTGCCTGGTAGCCCACGGAACGGTCGGCGCAGGAGGAATGGGATCTGGCGAAGAAGAGGAGGTCCGGGATATAGAGATCGAAGGAGCGGGATAGGGCCCCGATCTGGCGCTCCCATTGCCACTTTGAGTTGCCGCCGAAGCCGTGAATGAGGAGGAGGGCAGGCTTCCGGCTGGCGCGTCGGGGGTTGGGGCCCCAGATGTGCAGCGATGCATGGCCGAGGTCGAGCGTGACGGGCCGGAGACCGCAGCGGAGGAAGGAGAGGTGGAGCAACAACTCGCGCAGGGAGACGAAGGAGAGCAGGCGTCGGGCGGCGGCGACGACTCGgcggaagagggagaggagggcGACGGCGAGGAGCAGAAGCAGGTGGCGAAAGGATTTCATGGATGCCATCGCGATAGAGATCGATGGGAATGGATTTAGGTTTGGGGGGAGAGTAAGGTAGGAGGAGAGGCGTTGTGTGGCAGACAGTTCGAGTCGCGGTTACGCCAGACTGCCACTGCCTGCCCGCTTCACATTAATAAAACCTACttacgatattggtttaggtttggagataactttgtgaagtgttataaatttgggatggtggaaaaattaaattattatttttggttcattaacaccggattttaaaaaccgctgttaaaatcggtgtctattaacaaaaaaaaggcgcTTATAGACAtcagctaaaaaaccgatgtctataagcGAAAATCTATGcgcatagacaccgatttttggaaaaaccggtgtaaaatactcaaagacatcagtttttgcttaaaaccgttgttgttccaacgatatctatgaggatttttcttgtagtgccatgcacttagtggtctcactctatcaagaaccaagatatcacttccgtcatataggagggttaGATCTcatatacatcactcacatccctccgtataatttgttacatacccagtaattgcctttatagtccacccaattacgggtgacatttgacgaagccaaagtatgtaactccttatatagggaaccatggtgacttcaggtccaagaactaatagtcatactaatagccacatgagaaagtatatgacactcatataacgatccatgatactttctcaaggCGGGTCagtcagtatacattctctaatacatacccatgtgtcaacttgatatctctatatccatgacttgtgagatcaagtcatcgagttgacctaaatgctagtctcgtcgcattaacattgtccatgaatgttaatatttgactaggaatgattaagagtagtgttctctataccatctcactatcgattcaaccaatcgattgatatagataagaaccttctactcaaggacgctattatacttagttatttggcaccaatacaagtaagtataataaccaaaaacaaatacctttatatacataagaatatgatacaatgagtccgtacaataatcatcatatgattggctctagggctctaactaacaatctcccactagcactagtgcccatcagtgtaggctctaaggcccaatgacctagtgtgaccatcatgctttctctgtgccaaagccttggtcaagggatctgcgacgttagcttctgtgggtactctacaaatcttcacatctcctctatcgatgatctctcgaatgagatggaagcgccgtattatgtgtttggtccactggtgtgagcgaggttccttagcctgtgcaattgctccattgttgtcacaatagagctcaataggatctgttatgctaggaatcaccccaagctcagtaatgaacttgcggatccaaactgcctgctttgctacttctgatgcagcaatatactcgacctctgttgtagaatcagcgactgtgtcctgcttcgaactcttccagctcatggcaccaccatttatgcaaaacacaaacccagacagcgatcgataatcatccttgtcagtttggaagctagcatcactgtaactctttacagctagctcatcatcacctccatatatcaagaaatattctttagtccttctcaagtacttaagaatattcttgaccgctatccagtgactttcacctggatctgactggtatctgctcgtcatgctcaaagcatacgagatatcaggacgagtacatagcatggcgtacatgatagatcctatggatgaagcataagggatctgatccatgcggtctctctcctctctagaagagggactttcagtcttcgaaagactcacaccatgtgacatcggcagaaatcccttcttggagttctgcatgacaaaccgtagcagtaccttgtcaatatatgtactctgacttaggccaagcactctcttagatctatctctatagatctgtatgcctagaatacgggctgcttcacctaagtctttcattgagaaacaattccctagccaagtctttacagactatagcaaagggatgtcattcccaatgggtagtatgtcatccacatacaatacaaggaaagacaactgtgttcccaacaaccttcttgtagacacaagattcatctccattcttgatgaaaccaaactgtttgatcgtatcatcgaattgaagattccagctccaagaaacttgctttagtccataaatggacttatgcagcttgtatactctgccagtatgctgtggaactataaaaccctcaggttgtgtcatgtacacatcctcgatcaggtttccattcagaaacatggttttgacatccatttgccagatctcataatcgtggtatgctgcaatagcaagcaagatccgaatggacttaaacatcgctcttggagaaaaggtttcatcatagtcaataccatgaattttcttgaaacctttagctaccaagcgacccttatagataagtccatccatgtcagtctttctcttaaagacccacttacaccctatgggtttgacaccctcaggtggatcaaccaaagtccatacttggttggtgtacatggattccatctcggatctcatggcctttagccatttctcaaaatctggtctcatcacagcttcctgataggtggtaggctcattctcaatgagcatagcgtcatcagggtcagacaagagaaatgagtatctctcaggctgatgacgtaccctattagatctgcgaagaggtatgtctacttgaactggttgttgctcaactccttgtgcaacaatctcatcatccacaactctttgtggttcctgttcaacttccatcaaggcctcagtgctatggtccatattttgaacttctttaagattgaacgtactcccactagtttttctagaaacaaaaccatttctagaaaaaccccagtcttagccataaacactttgtgttgactgggaatatagaagtaatatcccttcgtttccttgggatatcttacaaaatagcacttatcggatttgagtcccagtttgtctgagatttgacgtcgaacgtaagcctcacaaccccaaatcctcataaaagacatctttggatttctcccagtccatatcgtatatggtatcTTTGTCACAGCTTTAGATGGAACACGATTAAGTGTaaaggctgttgtgtctagagcatatccccaaaaggatataggaagatctatgtgactcatcatagatcgaactatatctaatagggtacgattcctcctttcggatacaccattccactgtggtgttccaggaggagtgagttgggatagaatcccacactcatctagatagtcatgaaactcatggctaaggtattctccacctcgatctgatcgaagtatcttaatactcttgccaagatgagtttgtacttcattcttgaatgctttgaacttttcaaagtattCTGACTTATGtatcattagatacacataaccatatctactgaagtcatcagtaaatgtaatgaagtacctataaccacccctggcagcgacattgaaagggccacatacatcactatgtataggtcctaacaagtcagtcgctctctcgctgtgtccactaaagggagtcttggtcatcttgcctagtaggcatgactcgcatgtttcatatgattcaaaatcaaatgagtccagcaaaccatctttatggagctgggataagcgtttgtcatttatatgacctaagcgatagtgccagagatatgtttggttcatttcatttgatttgaaccttttggtatttatgttatagatggggttctttaagtctagaatatagagtctgttaatcagagatgcactacaatagaacatatcatttaaataaactaaacaacatttgttctttattataaatgaaaaacctttcttgtccaaacaagaaactgaaattatgttcttagtaagagcatgCACATAATAACAtttatctaattctagtacaagctcagagggcagagatagatagtaagtccctacagcaatagcagcaacccgtgctccattgcctactcataggtctatctcgcccttcgccaatgccctgctatttctcaacgcctgtacattagtacaaatgtgagaatcacatccggtatctaattcccacgatgaagaaatagagagattgacttctataacatgtatacctgaagtagaaatcttatttctcttattcttaagatcttccaggtatcctttggagttcctcttccagtgccctgattgtccttgatatagttgacgaagatgttcaaccatatcataagaagtcatcaactcatgttgcttctgaagctcagagttcatggttgcgagcatgaggcatgacacatctaatgcgtcatcttgatgcttcttgtaagcatcttggtcagctcgcgtggcagtggcaagaggtgcctccgaaatgggctgctccagaacgtacagtttacgttcttgtgtgagaatgattctTAGATTCCTAtaccaatccaggaaattagcttcattgagcttgtccttctcaaggacaaaacgcagggagaaagaattCGTATTTCACAttatgacaatctacaacagaaattaaagtAGAACGTAAGTATCATATtcctttttatcatttaattatgcctttaactaaatgatgcttccactaaATTATAGGgtctttgtagaatcaagtcatggatgtggtcaaaccacactactagattccacGAAGTAGCTATAATACTCGTGGGACaatatccacatcatactatgccttgagttagctttggctaaatcacccaagacctagtatgatcggtagataactaattatcaattacatctctatgcaactcttgtttataggataaagatcctcatttataataaaacttgagttagctttggctaaatcgcccaagtttTAGTATAAATGCGAACTTTAGCCTATCTTTCCAACGGTTAGAATATGCCTATAGTTtacttgatccaattgagttaactagtttgactcaatctaattgagtttgttctcacccaagctttgaaaggcgggaccaaggttgtccctccgcaccctaccaagataaaatgcgttgctctgctttggcagattcaacaacaacatatgATTGAGgaagtgatgggtatcaaaacttgttagGAATTTTTCGAGTTGATTCAATtatgatctaatctaattgaggatgtgtatcaaatacgcatAAAGGCACTAATTTCAAtaaattagcatgcatcacatacaagagcaatgatatatatatatatatatatatatatatatatacatatattaattaactatttaattaaattgtgatgagatcatggccctactacaatcttctcaagccaatgagaagatcggatggtcaacctagggttagcCGCTTCATCAAGCGCcttctttgaccaccatgtgttgacttcagcctcctcgtaactcctccttgaGTGGACCATCCACGACTTCAactttgtacattacaaatgtgaaactcgagttacatttgagtctaaaactattttacaaccagaatataaaagagagggcacgacacgcaggtcgcgtaacaaatacaacacgcacaacacaaagatggcgcgcaggccatattatgaattacaacacattattAACCAATCGTATTGGGTGTTTTGGGCCATGATTATCACTACATCacacataattataaattatctattttaaataaatttatgtaATTTTACTTCTATTTTATCTATTTTACGAGTTACAACTTCCGGCGGTTCCGATTAGCGATTTACGGGCATAATAGCGGAgcaaagccccttgcggggttaggggcatcTCCCCTACtagcgatataaccatcgtgagtgttcctaagtgatcctacaacaCCTTAAATCGCCGTCCCaaacaaaataattttgtttgggcgagaccttgccgtttcggaagatttttctcggtcgtcgaagcctacaagtgaccaaacacttgttgcttcacttctacgagaaaaatactcataaaaaccaatAAATTAGTAAAATCATAGAGACTTACAGAAATGAAACTTTTTCATAAAACATAAATAGAAACAAGTACAAGTTCGCACGTGGCTCGgataccactgttagcaattcgagccacaaaaactgctttttgcgttgcggaaaccccgaatgctagccacggatccgtgcgaaaaattaataaaattcttgtacttatttcctACTCTAGatcgatctactttagatctatatGGTGAGTGTTATACCTTTGAAgagaagcccttcgcaaatcccgctcgtccaaggtccttcggaactcgagtgtgttcaagcgtacacacctctagtagtatccacaagaacaagaagtgttccataacactcaaggatggagaagagagcaccacaagtgtgctagcactccctagGGCTCTCGGGTGGGATTGGAAGAAAggtaggagaaaagagaaagatataATCTCAAACGCTCCTCTTATTTTTCTATATGACTATAactctacctttcttcttggataaaCTCACTAACTTTCttgtcttgcttggagctctcggCAAAGAGAGGAGAAGGAGCAAGGAAGAAAATCGGTAAGATGATACAAAATGAATGAAAATTCAATGCCTATGAATCTTCTattcatatggccgaccacacaaggaatgcaattaattgcattcaatGAATCTTAGTGCATTCATTTGGGCGGCCAATGAAACTTCCATTCATGTCGCTAGCCACACTAGGAATGAAATTAATTGCATTCAATGAATCTTAATGCATTCACTTGGGCGGCCAATGAATCttccattcatatggccggccacacaaggaatcttgctctcccttgatgattTGGCAAGGATGTGTTGGCTAGCCATGACATGTAGGATAAGTTATccttcatgaggtggcatcaagtcaaacttgatatttccacttccatatggtcaagtcaaacttgatcactcatcttccttggtgagttaaatccaacctaattaagtctaactcaaaaagCCTaaattagattactcttaatctaatttttgattcatcacatgaacctaatccaattggttcatcatatgaacctaatctccattcacttgttctttgtgtgtgacccaataggttcttgcaacgttggcaatgtttctaaatcttatttagaaacataagcaatgagcggcatctagcaatacatcattgctacccaagttgcaagaatgttgagatccaacattaccttcgtgactactaattgtgactctcacaatatgtgacaatgtccttctatccacgATGTCTacattgatcaaatgaggcatagaccgtgtcatcctcgaatcaatctatgtcttgaactctaagtggactcactctaatcaaatgagctcaatatctcatatcgactcatttgggcatggccatgcacttagtggtctcactctatcaagaaccaagatatcactcccgtcatataggagggatagatcccatctacatcactcacatccctccgcataatttgttacatacccagtaatcgcctttatagtccacgcaattacgggtgacgtttgacgaagccaaagtatgtaactccttttgtagggaaccatggtgacttcaggtccaaggactaatagtcatactaatagccacatgagaaagtatatgacactcatataacgatccatgatactttctcatggagggtcattcagtatacattctccaatgcataccaatgtgtcaacatgatatctccatatccatgacttgtgagatcaagtcatcgagttgatctacatgctagtctcgtcacattaacattgtccctaaatgttaatacttgactaggaatgattaagggtagtgttctctatatcatctcactttcgattcaaccaatcgattgatatagataagaaccttctactcaaggacgctatcgtacttagttatttgacatcaatacaagtaagtataataaccaaaaataaatacctttatatacataagaatatgatacaatgagtccatacaacaatcatcatatgattggctctagagctctcactaacagataccagtcagatctaggtgaaggtcactagacagcagtcaagaatattcttaagtagttgagaagaactcaagattatttcttgatctttggaggtgatgaagagcttgctgtaaagggttacaccaatgctagcttccaaacaaaaaaggatgattacagatcgcagtcaggatatgtattttgcttaaatggtgatactgtgagctagaagagttcaaaGTAGGACTCAGTCgctaattctacaacagaggccaagtatattactgctatagctgtaggaaaggaggcagtttggttAGGAAGTTTATTGCCGAGCTTGGCATTATTCATAGTATGGAGAACCCAATTAGACCTCTATTATGATAACAATCGGGCTATCGCACAGACTAAGGAATCTCGCTCTCATCATAGTTCCAAACATATACTACaatgattccatctcattcgagagtaTCGATAAAGGAGATGTGAGGATACGCAGAGTACCGACCAATGTTAACATtgcggatcccttgaccaaggctttggcaaagAGGAAGCTCAATAGTCATTCTAGGTCACTGGGTcctagatatttcagtgattggcactagtgctagtgggagattgttaatattagccctagtaccaattatgagatgattgtaaatgacaccttttatatcatatttcattattaataaaagttaaagttgattattatatttattttaattcagtgccgaatgaataagtataataatgttctagagtaggaggttctaatttacaatatatcaattgattgaattgatagtgaaatattgtagatatatatagaatactactcttaattataattagtcaagcattaatatgcaaggatagtattaatgcattgagactagcatgtaggtcaacggatgcattatctcacaagtcatggatataagatatcaggttgacacatggatatatattagagaatatatatattgaatgacccaccatgagaatgtttcatggatcgttatatgagtgtcataaacattctcatgtgactattagtatgaatagtcctcagacctgaagtcacttcggttccctacataaggagttgtgtactttg
This window contains:
- the LOC122033900 gene encoding LOW QUALITY PROTEIN: uncharacterized protein LOC122033900 (The sequence of the model RefSeq protein was modified relative to this genomic sequence to represent the inferred CDS: substituted 2 bases at 2 genomic stop codons); translation: MASMKSFRHLLLLLAVALLSLFRRVVAAARRLLSFVSLRELLLHLSFLRCGLRPVTLDLGHASLHIWGPNPRRASRKPALLLIHGFGGNSKWQWERQIGALSRSFDLYIPDLLFFARSHSSCADRSVGYQARCVVEVMRLIGVARYSVMGINYGGFVVFRLAEMEAESVERVAILTAGICMSPEXLXVMSAKEKRDVCEPLLPQKADDLRALVSRSMYRPPPKCFTKLNHFTFLRLSFI